One genomic window of Mesoplodon densirostris isolate mMesDen1 chromosome 14, mMesDen1 primary haplotype, whole genome shotgun sequence includes the following:
- the ATP6V1E2 gene encoding LOW QUALITY PROTEIN: V-type proton ATPase subunit E 2 (The sequence of the model RefSeq protein was modified relative to this genomic sequence to represent the inferred CDS: substituted 2 bases at 2 genomic stop codons) — protein MALSDVNVQKQIKHMMAFTEQEASEKVEEIDAKAEEEFNIEKGCLVQTQXLKIMEYYEKKEKQIEQQKKIQLSTMRSQARLKVLRARNDLISELLNDAKLXLSRIVADPGFYQGLLDKLVLQGLLRLLEPVVIVRCRPQDLLLVKAAVKKAIPQYTTVSHKRVEVQVDRKMQLATDAAGGVEVYSGDQRIMVSNTLEGRLDLLSRQKIPEIRKALFGARANRKFFKPLGSEAHVELLSYKSMSY, from the coding sequence ATGGCCCTGAGTGATGTCAATGTGCAGAAGCAGATTAAGCACATGATGGCTTTCACTGAGCAGGAAGCCAGTGAGAAGGTAGAAGAAATAGATGCCAAGGCTGAGGAAGAGTTCAACATTGAGAAAGGATGCCTTGTGCAAACCCAATGACTGAAGATTATGGAGTAttatgagaagaaagagaagcagatagAGCAGCAGAAGAAAATCCAGTTGTCTACCATGAGGAGTCAGGCAAGGCTGAAAGTCCTGAGAGCCCGAAACGACCTCATCTCAGAGTTGCTGAATGATGCAAAGCTGTGACTCAGCAGGATTGTGGCAGACCCAGGATTTTACCAGGGGCTGCTGGATAAACTAGTGCTCCAGGGTCTGCTCCGACTGCTGGAGCCTGTGGTGATTGTACGCTGCAGGCCACAGGACCTCCTCCTGGTGAAGGCTGCAGTGAAAAAAGCCATCCCTCAATACACGACAGTCTCCCACAAACGCGTGGAAGTCCAAGTTGACAGAAAGATGCAACTGGCTACAGATGCGGCTGGAGGTGTGGAGGTCTACAGTGGTGATCAGAGAATAATGGTTTCCAATACTCTGGAAGGTCGACTGGATCTCTTATCCCGGCAAAAGATACCAGAAATACGAAAGGCCTTGTTTGGAGCCAGAGCCAACAGGAAGTTCTTTAAGCCTCTAGGAAGTGAAGCTCATGTTGAACTTCTAAGCTATAAAAGCATGAGTTATTAG
- the TMEM247 gene encoding LOW QUALITY PROTEIN: transmembrane protein 247 (The sequence of the model RefSeq protein was modified relative to this genomic sequence to represent the inferred CDS: deleted 1 base in 1 codon), with the protein MATEDREMMEGRGAGESRPTFPKMVPDDPMPEGKSRASLPQEAESPKPDSSYDYLEEMKTCEDRGCPGPPKSLSSKAGAATTNGQAGDGPERAELPLAPAAVAPGTPGPQRNDEMELEKVRMEFELKRLKYLQEENEQQQQHEQVMEQLRQQATPRLFSGGLQDLLLPQNQFTMFLYCFIFIHIIYVTKEMIFFLFSKHYLFSIAAILLCLIKTLCSKRRIKELSAMKFEQRLAPSLARSQNLAPSCIQQILANRAVEFSRWPVHRALPEQRPPKASLPITFYFSIALRSTEVTSCLLARCSECPLLSPQPSHLCPPSPSAGSFVKAGVLTALFTERDAVPGRAPDIGSSGSELNLRSPSTNLSLPTAFLRGGRGAGLSEGQGLAARCSVSPSPPQAGSEPAEAASP; encoded by the exons ATGGCAACAGAGGACAGGGAGATGATGGAAGGCCGA GGGGCAGGAGAAAGCCGCCCAACCTTCCCCAAGATGGTGCCTGATGACCCCATGCCCGAAGGGAAGTCAAGGGCTTCTTTGC CCCAGGAGGCAGAGTCCCCCAAGCCAGACTCGTCCTACGACTACCTTGAGGAGATGAAAACTTGTGAGGACAGAGGCTGCCCAGGACCACCTAAGTCACTGTCCTCCAAGGCCGGCGCCGCCACCACCAATGGCCAGGCGGGCGATGGACCTGAACGCGCAGAGCTGCCCCTGGCCCCAGCCGCAGTGGCCCCGGGGACCCCAGGGCCCCAGCGAAACGACGAGATGGAGTTGGAGAAGGTGCGCATGGAGTTCGAGCTCAAGCGGCTCAAGTACCTGCAGGAGGAGAacgagcagcagcagcagcacgaACAGGTGATGGAGCAGCTGCGGCAGCAGGCGACGCCCCGCCT GTTCTCGGGAGGCCTCCAGGACCTCCTGCTCCCCCAGAACCAATTCACCATGTTTCTGTACTGCTTCATCTTCATACACATAATCTATGTCACCAAGGAGAtgatcttctttctcttctccaagcACTACCTGTTCAGCATCGCAGCCATTTTGCTCTGTTTGATTAAAACTTTATG CAGTAAGAGGCGGATAAAAGAATTAAGCGCGATGAAATTTGAACAGCGCCTGGCACCAAGCCTGGCCCGCAGCCAGAACCTGGCACCCAGCtgcattcagcaaatacttgCTAATCGTGCTGTTGAATTTTCTCGCTGGCCA GTGCACAGGGCCCTACCTGAGCAGAGGCCGCCAAAGGCCTCCCTGCCCATAACCTTTTACTTCTCCATAGCACTTAGATCAACCGAAGTCACCAGCTGTCTACTTGCTCGGTGTAGCGAGTGTCCCCTCCTGAGCCCTCAGCCCTCTCACTTGTGCCCACCATCCCCATCAGCAGGTTCCTTCGTAAAAGCTGGGGTCTTAACTGCCCTGTTCACTGAAAGGGATGCGGTGCCAGGCAGAGCGCCTGACATTG GCAGCTCAGGATCGGAATTAAATCTACGCTCTCCCTCCACCAACTTATCTTTGCCGACAGCCTTCCTgcgggggggcaggggggctggccttagtgaggggcagggcctggctgccCGATGTTCAgtctcccccagccctccccaggcaGGGAGTGAGCCTGCAGAAGCAGCCTCGCCATAA